A window of Primulina tabacum isolate GXHZ01 chromosome 4, ASM2559414v2, whole genome shotgun sequence contains these coding sequences:
- the LOC142541906 gene encoding uncharacterized protein LOC142541906 → MNRVFKPFLDRFVVVFIDDILIYSPNKEEHEEHLRLALQTLREKELYAKFKKCYYRKFVEGFSSIAIPLTKLTQKNSKFIWDEGCEKSFQTLKEKLASTPVLILPTEDKEFTIYSKANKVADALSRKNGGKITLASLSAQPCLQETVKLNQDRNPELKKLKEQVKSGKSQDLQIDDKGVLWMNGRLDLKGNFWWNGMKRDVAEFVSKCQVCHQVKAEHQQPGGLLQPLEIPEWKWEHISMDFVVGLPKSRQGQDGIWAYVKVSPMKGVVRFSKAGKLNPRYVGPFEILEKVGTLAYRLALPPNMSRIHNVFHVSQLRKYISDPRHVLEVEPLIIESNLGEELKYEKVPIRVVDTKDQVLRPRIIPYVKVQWSNHTEREATWELEERMRN, encoded by the exons atgaacagagtgttcaaaccatttctgGACCGGTTCGTAGtggtatttattgatgacatcctCATTTATTCTCCCAACAAGGAAGAACATGAAGAGCACCTCCGCCTTGCACTACAGACACTGAGGGAGAAAGAGCTATATGCtaagtttaagaaat gttattacaggaagttcgtcGAAGGTTTTTCTTCCATAGCTATACCACTGACtaagctcactcagaagaattCCAAGTTCATCTGGGACGAAGGTTGCGAGAAAAGTTTTCAGACATTGAAAGAAAAACTTGCATCCACGCCAGTGCTAATCTTACCTACTGAAGATAAggaattcaccatctaca GTAAAGCGAACAAAGTGGCCGATGCTCTGAGTCGGAAAAATGGAGGCAAGATCACTCTAGCTTCCCTCTCGGCCCAGCCATGCCTGCaggagaccgtcaagttaaatcaGGACCGAAACCCCGAGCTAAAGAAACTTAAGGAGCAAGTCAAAAGCGGGAAGTCTCAAGATCTACAAATTGATGACAAGGGAGTCCTATGGATGAATGGACGACT GGACCTTAAGGGTAATTTttggtggaatggaatgaaaaGAGATGTGGCAGAATTTGTCTCAAAATGCCAAGTGTGTCAccaggtcaaagcagagcaccagCAACCTGGAGGATTATTGCAACCTTTGGAGAtacccgagtggaaatgggagcacatctccatggactttgtggtaggattaCCAAAGTCAAGGCAAGGTCAGgacggaatatgg GCCTACGTAAAAGTCTCGCCTATGAAAGGAGTTGTCCGATTCAGCAAAGCTGGGAAGCTGAACCCCCGTTATGTAGGACCCTTCGAAATTCTGGAAAAGGTGGGTACACTGGCATACAGATTGGCACTGCCGCcaaacatgtcaagaattcataATGTTTTCCACGTATCCCAGCTACGGAAATACATCTCGGATCCAAGACACGTGTTGGAAGTAGAACCGCTCATAATCGAAAGTAACTTGGGAGAAGAGTTGAAGTACGAAAAAGTTCCCATTAGAGTCGTGGAcaccaaagaccaagtactAAGGCCACGaatcattccctacgtcaaggtgCAATGGTCTAACCACACTGAAAGAGAAGCCACATGGGAGCTGGAAGAAAGGATGAGGAACTAG
- the LOC142541907 gene encoding uncharacterized protein LOC142541907 has translation MNQEEADDANEVVSGTILLQKVPAYALFDCGATHSFVSKRFAKKVGLKPESLTEPFRIATPTSKTIETHEIHKDCKIGIANQTFSADLIQLVMVDFDISLGMDWLASNNAIVDCKGKRVKLRTPNQAEIVYHGKSKRRKSLLSASQAWKAMKSGEDTYLAMINEVQGEVEMRIEDIPIVCEFPDVFPEELPGTVPDREVEFEINLVPGAVPVSKAPYRMAQTPRIAGQKTNST, from the coding sequence ATGAACCAAGAAGAGGCGGACGACGCCAATGAAGTCGTATCAGGTACCATCTTACTTCAAAAAGTACCTGCTTATGCATTGTTTGACTGTGGTGCTACACACTCTTTTGTGTCTAAAAGGTTTGCTAAGAAAGTAGGACTTAAGCCCGAATCTCTAACTGAACCTTTTCGGATAGCCACACCTACGAGTAAGACCATAGAAACTCATGAAATTCACAAGGATTGTAAGATCGGTATCGCTAATCAGACTTTCAGTGCCGACTTGATACAATTGGTTATGGTCGATTTCGACATCAgtctagggatggattggttagccagtAATAATGCCATAGTGGACTGTAAAGGGAAAAGAGTTAAGCTCCGAACCCCAAATCAGGCAGAGATCGTGTATCATGGTAAATCCAAGAGACGAAAATCACTCCTTTCCGCTTCCCAGGCATGGAAGGCCATGAAATCTGGAGAAGACACCTATCTAGCAATGATCAACGAAGTGCAAGGAGAAGTCGAAATGAGGATAGAAGACATCCCAATAGTATGTGAGTTCCCGGATGTTTTCCCAGAAGAACTCCCAGGGACAGTTCCGGACCGCGAAGTTGAGTTCGAAATTAATCTGGTTCCTGGTGCAGTACCagtctctaaagcaccttacagGATGGCACAaactccaagaattgctggACAAAAAACAAATTCGACCTAG